In a single window of the Desulfonatronum sp. SC1 genome:
- a CDS encoding SMR family transporter has product MARYLPLIILGVLLNAAAQLALKQGMHHVGHFEFRLENAWGVFLAVAASPFVLAGLICYVVSVVVWLLVLSRVEVSFAYPLLSIGYIVVTLVGWLLLNEAVGPTRWAGILVICLGVWLITRTG; this is encoded by the coding sequence ATGGCACGATATCTCCCGCTGATCATTCTCGGCGTATTGCTCAACGCGGCGGCCCAGCTCGCCCTCAAACAAGGCATGCACCATGTCGGCCACTTTGAATTCCGTCTGGAAAACGCCTGGGGGGTCTTCTTGGCCGTGGCCGCAAGCCCTTTTGTTCTGGCGGGGCTGATCTGTTACGTGGTCAGCGTCGTGGTCTGGCTGCTGGTCTTGTCCCGGGTGGAGGTGAGTTTCGCCTATCCGCTGCTTTCCATCGGCTACATCGTCGTGACCCTGGTTGGCTGGCTGCTGCTTAACGAGGCCGTGGGGCCAACGCGCTGGGCCGGCATCCTGGTCATCTGCCTGGGGGTCTGGCTGATCACGAGGACTGGGTAG
- a CDS encoding phospholipid carrier-dependent glycosyltransferase: MPADTLFSRFKLSLLLAGIFLAIYILPLGVRPLAVPDEARYAEIPREMIATGNWIAPHLNGVRYFEKPVLGYWLKAGSMLLLGENNFAVRFPSALAVGLSTLLVYLLVLQAGPRREDEANWSATLAALAFLTFGAMVGIGTFAVLDSLFTFFLTAAITAFFFATEAEPTSTREKRFLVLSGVACGLAFLTKGFLAFVVPVLALVPYLCWQGRWRDIWRMGRLPLLAAVLTALPWSVAVHVREPDFWRFFIWNEHIHRFLFEEKQRTSFWQLLWGFPGLVMPWAVLGPAALLGLRDAVGFSESRKRLARLSLCWLALPFLFVSASSDKLLTYLLPCLPPVAVLLALGLDSLRTTGGKMSVRLGIAALASVAGLSVIALLFLHFFGYKGFFLYSAFWQTALAVSALIIVLALLVRAFKCRDNTQRILLFGLSPVALFCALPLLTPDVILQVKMPGMLLERHKASIGPDTVLVADTGTLRAVCWYLKRDDVYMLGGPGELEYGMSFPENHHRMLNNEDILGLIGQNPGNTVFVTQMKKLPELRESLPEPVFQDNSGPRGFLLLRF, translated from the coding sequence ATGCCTGCCGACACATTATTCTCCCGGTTCAAACTTTCCCTCCTGTTGGCGGGAATCTTTTTGGCCATTTACATCCTTCCCCTGGGCGTCCGCCCCCTGGCCGTTCCGGACGAGGCCCGGTACGCTGAAATCCCGCGCGAGATGATCGCCACCGGGAACTGGATCGCGCCCCATCTCAACGGGGTGCGTTATTTTGAGAAACCCGTGCTGGGCTACTGGCTGAAAGCCGGCTCCATGCTGCTGCTTGGGGAAAACAATTTCGCCGTTCGCTTCCCGTCCGCTTTGGCCGTCGGATTGTCAACGCTGCTGGTTTACCTCCTTGTTCTTCAGGCCGGACCACGCCGCGAGGACGAGGCGAACTGGTCAGCGACATTGGCCGCGCTTGCCTTTCTGACGTTTGGCGCGATGGTGGGCATCGGCACGTTTGCCGTTCTGGACAGCCTGTTCACTTTTTTTCTCACCGCGGCCATCACGGCGTTTTTTTTCGCCACCGAGGCGGAACCAACATCCACCAGGGAAAAACGGTTCCTGGTTCTGTCCGGGGTTGCCTGCGGCCTGGCTTTTTTGACCAAGGGGTTTCTGGCCTTTGTCGTGCCCGTGCTGGCTCTTGTTCCGTATCTTTGTTGGCAAGGCCGGTGGCGGGACATCTGGCGCATGGGCCGCCTGCCGCTGCTCGCGGCCGTGTTGACGGCCCTGCCCTGGAGCGTGGCGGTCCATGTCCGGGAGCCGGACTTCTGGCGTTTCTTCATCTGGAACGAGCATATCCATCGTTTTCTTTTCGAAGAAAAGCAGCGGACGTCATTCTGGCAGCTCTTGTGGGGTTTTCCTGGGCTGGTCATGCCGTGGGCCGTGCTTGGCCCCGCGGCCCTGCTCGGCCTGCGCGACGCCGTCGGATTCTCCGAGTCCAGGAAGCGTTTGGCCAGGTTGTCTTTGTGTTGGCTTGCCCTGCCATTCCTGTTCGTCTCGGCCTCCAGCGACAAACTGCTCACCTATCTTTTGCCCTGCCTCCCGCCCGTGGCCGTGCTTCTGGCCCTCGGGCTCGACAGTCTTCGCACGACTGGCGGGAAAATGTCCGTCCGCCTGGGCATCGCCGCCCTGGCGTCCGTTGCCGGGTTGTCGGTCATTGCATTGTTGTTCCTGCACTTTTTCGGGTATAAGGGGTTTTTCCTGTACAGCGCTTTTTGGCAAACAGCATTGGCCGTGAGCGCCTTGATCATTGTGTTGGCATTATTGGTTCGCGCCTTCAAATGCAGGGATAATACGCAACGGATTCTTTTGTTCGGTCTGTCGCCCGTCGCCCTGTTTTGCGCTCTTCCGTTGCTCACCCCTGACGTGATTCTGCAGGTGAAAATGCCCGGCATGCTCCTGGAACGGCACAAGGCGAGCATTGGTCCGGACACCGTGCTCGTTGCCGACACGGGCACCCTCAGGGCCGTGTGCTGGTATTTGAAGCGGGACGACGTATACATGCTTGGCGGACCGGGCGAATTGGAGTACGGCATGTCCTTTCCCGAAAACCACCACAGAATGCTGAACAACGAGGACATACTCGGCTTGATTGGGCAAAATCCGGGCAACACGGTCTTCGTCACCCAGATGAAGAAACTGCCGGAATTGCGGGAGTCTCTTCCCGAGCCGGTTTTTCAGGATAACAGCGGCCCCCGGGGATTTCTGCTTTTGCGCTTTTGA
- the arnD gene encoding 4-deoxy-4-formamido-L-arabinose-phosphoundecaprenol deformylase: MIPVGLRVDVDTLRGTRVGVPNLLRCLERHDIRATFFFSVGPDNMGRHLWRLARPGFLAKMLRTGAPSLYGWDILLRGTLWPGPVIGKACPEPMRMAARSEHEVGLHAWDHHHWQTHVSRMDEAAVTRDTQRGVEMLAEITGKAPACAAAPAWRTTPVALKAREKFGFRFAADCRGHVPFRPVVAGEDLLHVQIPTTLPTYDELIGHACSRQGYNAFLLEMIRPDQCNVLTIHAEAEGIACLDLFEDFLEKARHRGIVFSALGDFLPKTENPPRFEIIQGLVQGREGWLARQAPGKEE, encoded by the coding sequence TTGATTCCAGTCGGCCTGCGCGTGGATGTGGACACCCTGCGCGGAACCCGTGTCGGCGTGCCCAATCTGTTGCGCTGCCTGGAACGACACGACATCCGGGCGACGTTCTTCTTCTCCGTGGGGCCGGACAACATGGGCCGCCACCTGTGGCGTCTGGCGCGTCCGGGTTTTCTGGCAAAAATGCTTCGCACCGGCGCGCCGAGCCTCTACGGTTGGGACATTCTCCTGCGCGGAACGCTTTGGCCCGGCCCGGTGATCGGCAAGGCCTGCCCGGAGCCCATGCGCATGGCGGCCCGGTCCGAGCACGAAGTCGGCCTGCATGCCTGGGACCATCATCACTGGCAGACGCATGTGTCGCGAATGGACGAGGCCGCCGTGACCCGGGACACCCAGCGCGGCGTGGAGATGCTCGCGGAGATTACAGGCAAGGCGCCAGCTTGCGCGGCAGCGCCGGCCTGGCGGACAACTCCGGTGGCCCTCAAGGCCCGCGAGAAATTCGGCTTTCGGTTTGCGGCCGACTGCCGGGGACACGTTCCTTTTCGTCCGGTCGTAGCGGGAGAAGATCTGCTTCACGTCCAGATCCCAACCACTCTGCCCACCTATGACGAACTGATCGGCCATGCATGTTCCCGCCAAGGCTACAACGCGTTCCTTCTGGAAATGATTCGGCCTGACCAATGCAACGTGCTGACCATTCACGCCGAGGCAGAGGGAATCGCCTGCCTGGACCTTTTCGAGGATTTTCTGGAAAAGGCCCGGCATCGCGGCATCGTTTTCTCGGCGCTTGGGGATTTTTTGCCCAAGACGGAGAATCCGCCTCGCTTTGAAATCATCCAGGGCCTCGTCCAGGGCCGCGAGGGCTGGCTGGCCCGTCAGGCCCCGGGGAAAGAAGAATAG
- a CDS encoding exo-alpha-sialidase, with protein sequence MPNSWQTALCSAFWAFFLIGSLLVAFHHQSTVSGFAEAPFAVHVESETADVVEDPIYQARFVSDGLTRLVHAATAVQRPDGAIQAFWFGGSREGHADVRIFTATFDPDMQRWTDEAPLLSRQETARAERRHVRKLGNPVAAVDSQGRILLFFVSVSFGGWSGSSINLVVSEDNGQTWSKPRQLITSPFLNVSTLVKGPVVQHDDGTMGLPVYHEFLGKFSEYLHLDGQGRVLGKSRVSHGRFAIQPVVFPLGEQHAVALMRNTDSDRPRRAWTSRTNDGGRTWSVPERTKIMNGNTALGGTLSGTMGDVNILLTAANVTEYNRSSLALLRSTDQGRDWAVVYDVEPHQPSLSQEEFSEAVTRKTPVSEEDMPLTPETVAAAATEIQCEPGRPVCDFRFDYPWLLKDAQGRYHLFYTWNRAFIRHLTFNSAWLKFRPDQPLEDRAYQGDEP encoded by the coding sequence ATGCCCAATTCTTGGCAAACAGCCCTTTGTTCGGCATTCTGGGCGTTCTTTTTGATCGGCTCCCTGCTGGTCGCATTCCATCATCAAAGCACGGTCAGCGGTTTCGCGGAAGCGCCGTTCGCCGTGCATGTCGAGTCTGAAACCGCGGACGTGGTCGAAGATCCCATCTACCAGGCCCGTTTTGTCTCCGACGGCCTGACCAGGCTGGTGCATGCGGCAACAGCTGTGCAGCGCCCGGACGGGGCGATCCAGGCGTTCTGGTTCGGGGGCAGCCGGGAAGGGCACGCGGACGTGCGGATTTTCACGGCGACCTTTGATCCCGATATGCAGCGCTGGACCGACGAGGCCCCGTTGCTCTCCAGGCAGGAAACCGCCAGAGCGGAGCGCCGCCATGTCCGCAAGCTCGGCAACCCCGTGGCCGCCGTGGACTCGCAAGGCCGCATTCTGCTTTTTTTCGTCAGCGTGTCTTTCGGCGGTTGGAGCGGCAGCTCCATCAATCTGGTCGTTTCCGAAGACAACGGCCAAACCTGGAGCAAGCCGCGGCAACTGATCACTTCTCCGTTTCTGAACGTGAGCACCCTGGTCAAGGGGCCGGTGGTGCAGCACGACGATGGGACCATGGGTTTGCCGGTTTACCATGAATTCCTGGGCAAATTCTCCGAGTATCTTCATCTGGACGGCCAAGGCCGGGTGTTGGGTAAAAGTCGCGTCTCCCATGGTCGATTCGCGATCCAACCCGTGGTCTTCCCCTTGGGCGAGCAGCACGCCGTGGCCCTGATGCGCAACACTGACTCGGACAGGCCGCGTCGGGCCTGGACCAGCCGGACCAATGACGGAGGGCGGACGTGGTCCGTGCCGGAGCGCACCAAGATCATGAATGGCAATACCGCCTTGGGCGGCACCCTGAGTGGCACCATGGGCGACGTCAATATCCTGCTGACCGCGGCCAACGTCACGGAGTACAATCGATCCTCGCTTGCTCTTCTGCGATCCACGGACCAGGGACGGGACTGGGCCGTTGTTTATGACGTGGAACCGCATCAGCCATCGCTTTCGCAAGAAGAATTTTCCGAGGCCGTGACTCGGAAAACGCCCGTGTCGGAAGAAGACATGCCGCTCACCCCTGAAACCGTGGCCGCGGCGGCCACGGAAATCCAGTGCGAGCCCGGACGTCCGGTTTGCGATTTCCGGTTCGACTATCCGTGGCTGCTCAAAGACGCCCAGGGGCGCTATCATCTTTTCTATACCTGGAATCGGGCCTTCATTCGCCACTTAACTTTCAATTCGGCTTGGCTGAAATTCCGGCCTGACCAACCCCTGGAGGACAGGGCGTACCAGGGGGATGAGCCATGA